A region of Streptomyces sp. NBC_01788 DNA encodes the following proteins:
- the recF gene encoding DNA replication/repair protein RecF (All proteins in this family for which functions are known are DNA-binding proteins that assist the filamentation of RecA onto DNA for the initiation of recombination or recombinational repair.), which translates to MHVTHLSLADFRSYVRAEVPLDRGVTAFVGPNGQGKTNLVEAIGYLATLGSHRVTSDAPLVRMGAERAVVRAQVRQGERQQLVELELNPGRANRARINRSSQVRPRDVLGIVRTVLFAPEDLALVKGDPGERRRFLDELVTARSPRMAGVRSDYDRVLKQRNTLLKSAALARRHGGRSMDLSTLDVWDQHLARAGAELLAQRLDLVAALEPLADKAYEQLAPGGGPVVLEYKPSAPGEAHTREDLYAQLMAALAEVRKQEIERGVTLVGPHRDDVVLRLGQLPAKGYASHGESWSFALALRLASYDLLRAEGNEPVLILDDVFAELDSRRRERLAELVAPGEQVLVTAAVDDDVPHVLTGTRFTVSDGTVERV; encoded by the coding sequence ATGCACGTCACGCATCTGTCGCTGGCCGACTTCCGCTCGTACGTCCGGGCCGAGGTGCCGCTCGACCGGGGTGTCACGGCGTTCGTCGGCCCGAACGGCCAGGGCAAGACGAATCTCGTCGAGGCGATCGGCTATCTGGCCACGCTCGGCAGCCACCGGGTCACCTCCGACGCTCCGCTGGTCCGCATGGGCGCCGAGCGTGCGGTGGTCCGGGCGCAGGTGCGGCAGGGCGAGCGGCAGCAGCTGGTCGAGCTGGAGCTGAACCCCGGGCGGGCCAATCGCGCCCGTATCAACCGGTCCTCGCAGGTCAGGCCGCGGGATGTGCTGGGCATCGTGCGGACCGTGCTGTTCGCGCCCGAGGATCTGGCCCTGGTCAAGGGCGATCCCGGGGAGCGGCGGCGGTTCCTCGACGAGCTGGTGACGGCGCGTTCCCCGCGCATGGCGGGGGTGCGCTCGGACTACGACCGGGTGCTCAAGCAGCGCAACACGCTGCTGAAGTCGGCCGCGCTGGCGCGCCGGCACGGCGGCCGTTCCATGGACCTGTCCACGCTGGACGTGTGGGACCAGCATCTGGCGCGGGCGGGCGCCGAGCTGCTCGCGCAGCGTCTTGACCTGGTCGCCGCGCTGGAGCCGCTGGCGGACAAGGCGTACGAGCAGCTGGCGCCCGGCGGTGGTCCGGTGGTGCTGGAGTACAAGCCGTCGGCGCCGGGCGAGGCACACACGCGTGAGGATCTCTACGCGCAGCTGATGGCCGCGCTCGCGGAGGTCCGCAAGCAGGAGATCGAGCGGGGCGTGACGCTCGTGGGGCCGCACCGGGACGACGTGGTGCTCAGGCTCGGCCAGCTGCCGGCGAAGGGGTACGCCTCGCACGGCGAGTCCTGGTCGTTCGCCCTGGCGCTGCGCCTGGCGTCGTACGACCTGCTGCGCGCGGAGGGCAATGAGCCGGTGCTGATCCTCGACGACGTCTTCGCGGAACTGGACAGCCGTCGCCGTGAGCGGCTGGCGGAGCTGGTGGCGCCCGGTGAGCAGGTGCTGGTGACCGCCGCGGTCGACGACGACGTACCGCACGTGCTGACGGGTACGCGGTTCACCGTGTCGGACGGGACGGTGGAGCGCGTATGA
- a CDS encoding DUF721 domain-containing protein, with protein MSGERDAGRGKAPEPSGVDLARVALRAAKEAARARGDAAQQRKQARRGGLRSGARADGRDPMALGAAINRLVTERGWEAPAAVGGVMGRWPQIVGADVAKHCVPDRYDEDERVLSVRCDSTAWATNLRLLAPTLVARLNEDLGHGAVRTIKVFGPGSGGRRYGPLRVPGSTGPGDTYG; from the coding sequence ATGAGCGGCGAGCGGGACGCGGGCCGGGGAAAGGCGCCCGAGCCGTCGGGCGTGGACCTCGCGCGCGTGGCGCTGCGTGCGGCGAAGGAGGCGGCACGCGCGCGTGGGGACGCGGCGCAGCAGCGGAAGCAGGCGCGGCGTGGTGGTCTGCGTTCCGGGGCGCGGGCGGACGGCCGTGATCCGATGGCTCTCGGCGCGGCGATCAACCGGCTCGTCACCGAGCGCGGCTGGGAGGCTCCTGCCGCGGTGGGCGGTGTGATGGGGCGCTGGCCGCAGATCGTCGGGGCGGACGTGGCCAAGCACTGTGTGCCGGATCGCTACGACGAGGACGAGCGGGTGCTGTCCGTGCGCTGCGATTCGACGGCGTGGGCGACGAATCTGCGGCTGCTGGCTCCGACGTTGGTGGCCCGGCTCAACGAGGACCTGGGGCACGGCGCGGTGCGCACGATCAAGGTGTTCGGGCCGGGCAGCGGTGGTCGCCGGTACGGTCCGCTGCGGGTTCCGGGCAGTACGGGACCCGGCGACACCTATGGGTGA
- the gyrB gene encoding DNA topoisomerase (ATP-hydrolyzing) subunit B: MLCQKGRFVADSGNPNENIPSTDAGVNEAASSNGEVTASYDASAITVLEGLDAVRKRPGMYIGSTGERGLHHLVYEVVDNSVDEALAGHADTIDVTILADGGVRVVDNGRGIPVGIVPSENKPALEVVLTVLHAGGKFGGGGYAVSGGLHGVGVSVVNALSAKVSVEVRTDGHRWTQDYKMGVPTAPLAKHEAIERTGTSVTFWADPEIFETTDYSFETLSRRFQEMAFLNKGLTIKLTDERESAKATSGADEAGADEKDEVKAVVYRYDGGIVDFVKYLNSRKGEVVHPTVIDLEAEDKDKSLSLEVAMQWNGGYSEGVYSFANIIHTHEGGTHEEGFRAALTSLINKYARDKKLLRDKDDNLTGDDIREGLTAIISVKLSEPQFEGQTKTKLGNTEAKTFVQKAVYEHLNDWLDRNPVEAADIIRKGIQAATARVAARKARDLTRRKGLLESASLPGKLSDCQSNDPTKCEIFIVEGDSAGGSAKSGRNPEYQAILPIRGKILNVEKARIDKILQNQEIQALISAFGTGVHEDFDIEKLRYHKIILMADADVDGQHINTLLLTFLFRFMRPLVEAGHVFLSRPPLYKIKWGREDVEYAYSDRERDALLEMGRQRGKRVREDSIQRFKGLGEMNAEELRVTTMDQEHRVLGQVTLDDAAQADDLFSVLMGEDVEARRQFIQRNAKDVRFLDI, encoded by the coding sequence GTGCTGTGCCAGAAAGGGCGCTTCGTGGCCGATTCCGGCAACCCCAACGAGAACATCCCGTCCACCGACGCCGGCGTGAACGAGGCCGCATCCTCGAACGGCGAGGTCACGGCCTCCTACGACGCCAGCGCGATCACCGTCCTCGAGGGTCTGGACGCGGTCCGCAAGCGACCCGGCATGTACATCGGTTCCACCGGTGAGCGCGGCCTGCACCACCTCGTGTACGAGGTGGTCGACAACTCCGTCGACGAGGCGCTGGCCGGGCACGCGGACACCATCGACGTGACGATCCTGGCCGACGGCGGCGTGCGCGTGGTCGACAACGGCCGCGGCATCCCGGTGGGCATCGTCCCCTCCGAGAACAAGCCGGCCCTGGAGGTCGTGCTGACCGTCCTGCACGCGGGCGGCAAGTTCGGGGGCGGCGGTTACGCGGTCTCCGGCGGTCTGCACGGTGTCGGTGTCTCCGTCGTGAACGCCCTGTCGGCCAAGGTCTCGGTCGAGGTCAGGACCGACGGCCACCGCTGGACGCAGGACTACAAGATGGGCGTCCCGACCGCCCCGCTGGCCAAGCACGAGGCCATCGAGCGGACCGGCACGTCCGTCACGTTCTGGGCCGACCCGGAGATCTTCGAGACCACCGACTACTCCTTCGAGACGCTGTCGCGGCGTTTCCAGGAGATGGCGTTCCTCAACAAGGGCCTGACGATCAAGCTCACCGACGAGCGTGAGTCGGCGAAGGCCACGTCGGGGGCGGACGAGGCGGGTGCGGACGAGAAGGACGAGGTCAAGGCGGTCGTCTACCGCTACGACGGCGGCATCGTCGACTTCGTGAAGTACCTCAACTCCCGCAAGGGCGAAGTGGTGCACCCCACCGTCATCGACCTGGAGGCCGAGGACAAGGACAAGAGCCTGTCCCTCGAGGTCGCCATGCAGTGGAACGGCGGCTACAGCGAGGGCGTGTACTCCTTCGCGAACATCATCCACACCCACGAGGGCGGTACGCACGAGGAGGGCTTCCGCGCGGCCCTCACGAGCCTGATCAACAAGTACGCGCGCGACAAGAAGCTGCTGCGCGACAAGGACGACAACCTCACGGGCGACGACATCCGCGAGGGTCTGACGGCGATCATCTCGGTCAAGCTGAGCGAGCCGCAGTTCGAGGGCCAGACCAAGACCAAGCTGGGCAACACGGAGGCGAAGACCTTCGTCCAGAAGGCCGTCTACGAGCACCTCAACGACTGGCTGGACCGCAACCCGGTCGAGGCGGCGGACATCATCCGCAAGGGCATCCAGGCGGCCACCGCGCGCGTGGCGGCCCGCAAGGCCCGCGACCTCACCCGCCGCAAGGGCCTGCTGGAGTCGGCCTCGCTGCCGGGCAAGCTCTCCGACTGCCAGTCGAACGACCCGACCAAGTGCGAGATCTTCATCGTCGAGGGCGACTCCGCCGGCGGCTCGGCCAAGTCCGGCCGCAACCCGGAGTACCAGGCGATCCTCCCGATCCGCGGCAAGATCCTCAACGTCGAGAAGGCGCGGATCGACAAGATCCTGCAGAACCAGGAGATCCAGGCGCTGATCTCCGCGTTCGGCACGGGTGTGCACGAGGACTTCGACATCGAGAAGCTCCGCTATCACAAGATCATCCTGATGGCGGACGCCGACGTCGACGGCCAGCACATCAACACCCTGCTGCTGACCTTCCTGTTCCGCTTCATGCGGCCGCTGGTCGAGGCCGGGCACGTGTTCCTGTCGCGTCCCCCGCTGTACAAGATCAAGTGGGGCCGGGAGGACGTCGAGTACGCGTACTCCGACCGCGAGCGCGACGCGCTCCTCGAGATGGGCCGCCAGCGCGGCAAGCGGGTCCGTGAGGACTCGATCCAGCGCTTCAAGGGTCTCGGCGAGATGAACGCCGAGGAGCTGCGTGTGACCACCATGGACCAGGAGCACCGTGTGCTCGGCCAGGTCACCCTCGACGACGCCGCCCAGGCCGACGACCTGTTCTCGGTCCTGATGGGCGAGGACGTCGAGGCCCGCCGCCAGTTCATCCAGCGCAACGCCAAGGACGTCCGCTTCCTCGACATCTGA